The following are encoded in a window of Phoenix dactylifera cultivar Barhee BC4 unplaced genomic scaffold, palm_55x_up_171113_PBpolish2nd_filt_p 000381F, whole genome shotgun sequence genomic DNA:
- the LOC103717263 gene encoding protein ROS1A-like, translated as MDTSGEAQLQQQQDLEKKGPRVLAAAVPKRRTPISDNDQGIPAGSSTSLEPCSASAIGGRCSSSGSRDGLCFPFAPNLNSVTKEAACTSMKEEEHLPVAPPTPAKGKEIQGAIHSELVDLVDVELNNMENNLETDIRQSSAKENVNNGSLRFLALVTPDIVKRVQDRIPPEVINLVCEELTDGEKNREQDQCSNRNPSVPTTANERCSSPPQGVEQHVKKLLAPQQLESGKDEQRNYPGISLNSTPRQKTRRKRYMPKVIQEGKPTKTLQPLTPKPVTPMPVRKNENHSKTYIREKKSLNSSDTSPNTTRETVGRSNAEGTSADPHVINGTKPVRRRLKFESEGGPVNKHLESTSNNVQFRGRGRPRHTSTSSRSKSKLQLSHEIEVVMENSSAGLVFDLARSLNQMLEEYIMLPEIPTPPAQSFKRESLKETSKNFAGNRNSMKNPICGQQPKLQTCQKQVNPNEKADLILVEDDNDKTGMKRDYSHIDSAQTGWGLSKDAAFMQGSKEINQASRFDQTSSHGSYSQEGQKRTRTGKQDLEYHQSMQCYSKEFASADAQKLLISDKLQSPECTLTFRHTRRPTKKRSKIPVRARKLTSFASIIGCNHLLPTPERPPEACSETFFADKCMKMKRKRRTRNAHALLVKIIPLNVDHEHKLGPCIYGPLEQKSVESTALGGDFQEKNLHHVQSIPIQGYPISNSVRELHFINPMSRAIIPYVDNMNDVIWKIQKLDLEGGQVHSAAEPQNALVLFSGNMMVPYEGPFDISKKQRPRAKVELDEETNRVWKILMGKACSDEADGLDVDKEKWWEEERRVFHGRADSFIARMRLVQGDRHFSPWRGSVVDSVVGVFLTQNVSDHLSSSAFMALAARFPLRSRSNSADLNAENISESTEKRDGSSVTSDATNWQEKGFGPDLCHRGPLEIHDADHVKGNEMASSNESIGRNSRRNKVDDTEGIGLHIHGSETEKGFETPHYRIDPLVSVTGSTESEDTQSLEDVVSSQNSVASSANSLDYLIQTMDQVGSNSGSNSEANLITGSMSSGLDSSVSFEENVHIAGNNQNQEMDNHGNDRVLLEENCGGFDKEACQEGRNSTKITCGLNNLEGACRSIRYAPNSHLKCSEHKIRGVSSVPPAPSHSDNNLNYMLVGTENINVVREESISNVPFTAYGTMKTNKIKMVDRHSNLSSENATNSAGEQSAFLAKITEALDSCACINRNSLQSRTCLRVDHNRTNFQQEERKANFPMENTQHAVDNQAEIPYIQEHQTYLNSCNNEKETLEVAKTLDFNLKDEVCSSQNVSKERAKSKSRAKKAKVETEKVETFDWDSLRRQAYCNGYQKERSNERMDSLDWEAVRRADVNKISEAIRERGMNNVLAGRIKDFLNRLVKDHGSIDLEWLRDIPPDKAKDYLLSIQGLGLKSVECVRLLTLHHLAFPVDTNVGRICVRLGWVPLQPLPESLQLHLLELYPIMATIQKFLWPRLCKLDQETLYELHYQMITFGKVFCTKSKPNCNACPMRGECKHFASAFASARFTLPGPEEKGIVSSTTPPASGNDYIHISNPALLPQPEESNLSQGVNANNCEPIIEEPESPEPARMENFERDIEEAFYEDPDEIPTIKLNLDEFTQNLQNYIQENGIALEEDDMAKAIVAITKEAASIPMPKLKNVSWLRTEHQVYDIPDSHPLLEGLDRRHPDDPCPYLLTIWTPGETAGSTEPPETCCNSQDTGELCDNKTCFACSCRREEQAQVVRGTILIPCRTAIRGSFPLNGTYFQVNEVFADHQSSYSPIHVPRKWIWNLPRRTVYFGTSVPSIFKGLTTEEVQQCFWRGYICVRGFERETRAPKPLCPRLHFPASKAPKNKKTPVKEVK; from the exons ATGGTCTTTGTTTTCCATTTGCTCCAAATCTTAATTCTGTGACAAAGGAAGCGGCTTGCACTAGCATGAAAGAGGAAGAACACCTTCCAGTAGCCCCTCCGACGCCAGCCAAGGGTAAAGAAATACAAGGTGCTATACATAGTGAACTGGTTGATTTGGTTGATGTAGAGTTAAACAATATGGAAAACAACCTGGAGACCGACATACGGCAAAGCTCAGCAAAGGAGAATGTGAACAATGGTTCCTTACGATTTTTGGCACTTGTAACCCCAGATATTGTGAAGAGAGTGCAAGATCGTATTCCTCCAGAGGTGATTAATCTAGTTTGCGAAGAGTTAACTGATGGGGAAAAAAATCGGGAGCAAGATCAATGCTCTAACCGTAATCCCTCAGTGCCAACAACTGCAAACGAGAGGTGCTCTTCTCCACCTCAGGGAGTTGAACAGCATGTAAAAAAATTGTTGGCTCCTCAACAATTGGAATCTGGAAAGGATGAACAAAGGAATTACCCAGGAATAAGCTTGAACAGCACACCAAGGCAAAAGACAAGACGGAAAAGGTACATGCCGAAGGTTATTCAAGAAGGCAAGCCAACTAAAACCCTGCAGCCGTTAACACCAAAGCCTGTTACGCCCATGCCAGTCAGGAAAAATGAAAATCATAGTAAGACATACATCCGGGAGAAGAAAAGCCTAAATTCTTCGGACACATCCCCAAATACTACAAGAGAAACTGTTGGCAGATCAAATGCAGAAGGGACAAGTGCTGATCCACATGTTATAAATGGGACCAAACCAGTCAGGCGACGGTTAAAGTTTGAATCTGAAGGTGGACCAGTAAATAAACACCTAGAATCAACAAGCAACAATGTACAATTTCGGGGTAGAGGGAGACCTAGACATACTTCTACTAGCTCCAGAAGTAAATCAAAGTTGCAGCTCAGCCACGAAATAGAAGTGGTCATGGAAAATTCATCAGCTGGATTAGTATTTGATCTCGCTCGTTCACTAAACCAAATGCTGGAAGAGTATATAATGTTGCCAGAAATTCCAACCCCACCTGCTCAGTCTTTTAAAAGGGAATCATTGAAAGAAACTTCGAAGAATTTTGCTGGTAATAGGAATAGTATGAAAAACCCCATTTGTGGTCAACAGCCAAAACTGCAAACCTGTCAGAAGCAGGTAAATCCAAATGAAAAGGCAGATTTGATCTTAGTAGAAGATGACAATGACAAGACAGGAATGAAACGGGACTACAGTCATATCGATAGTGCTCAAACTGGTTGGGGACTTTCAAAAGATGCCGCCTTCATGCAGGGAAGTAAAGAGATAAATCAGGCTAGCAGATTTGATCAAACAAGCAGCCATGGTTCGTACTCTCAAGAGGGGCAAAAAAGGACGAGGACAGGGAAGCAAGACTTAGAATATCATCAATCTATGCAATGTTATTCCAAAGAGTTTGCATCTGCAGATGCACAAAAGTTACTGATATCAGATAAGTTGCAATCTCCAGAGTGCACATTGACATTTCGCCATACGAGAAGACCGACAAAGAAGAGATCAAAGATACCAGTCCGAGCCAGGAAGTTGACTTCCTTTGCTTCCATCATAGGCTGCAATCACCTATTGCCAACTCCTGAAAGACCACCTGAAGCATGCAGTGAAACCTTTTTTGCAGACAAATGTATgaagatgaaaagaaaaaggcgtACAAGAAATGCACATGCTCTTCTCGTCAAGATCATTCCTTTAAATGTGGATCATGAACATAAGCTTGGGCCATGCATTTATGGTCCTCTGGAGCAAAAATCTGTTGAATCAACTGCATTAGGAGGAGATTTTCAAGAAAAGAACTTGCATCATGTTCAAAGCATTCCCATACAAGGCTACCCGATTAGCAACAGTGTTCGAGAACTGCACTTCATCAACCCAATGTCTCGAGCAATTATTCCATATGTAGATAATATGAATGATGTTATTTGGAAGATACAAAAACTGGACTTAGAGGGAGGGCAGGTGCACAGTGCAGCTGAACCACAAAATGCTCTTGTTCTTTTTAGTGGCAATATGATGGTTCCATATGAGGGGCCTTTTGATATAAGCAAGAAACAGCGCCCACGGGCTAAGGTTGAATTGGATGAAGAGACAAATAGGGTATGGAAGATTTTGATGGGGAAGGCATGCAGTGATGAAGCTGATGGATTGGATGTGGATAAAGAAAAATGGTGGGAAGAAGAAAGGCGAGTATTTCATGGTCGTGCAGATTCATTCATTGCACGCATGCGTCTGGTCCAAG GGGATAGACACTTCTCTCCATGGAGAGGATCAGTTGTTGATTCTGTGGTAGGCGTATTTCTTACTCAGAATGTTTCAGACCATCTTTCTAG CTCTGCCTTCATGGCCCTTGCTGCAAGATTTCCTCTTCGGTCAAGGAGTAACAGTGCAGATCTCAATGCAGAAAACATAAGCGAATCAACAGAAAAGCGAGATGGAAGCAGCGTTACCTCTGATGCTACCAATTGGCAAGAAAAAGGGTTCGGCCCAGATTTGTGTCACCGGGGTCCTCTGGAGATCCATGATGCTGATCATGTGAAGGGAAATGAAATGGCTAGCAGTAATGAATCAATAGGGAGAAATAGCAGACGTAACAAGGTGGATGATACAGAAGGCATAGGTTTGCACATCCATGGAAGTGAGACAGAGAAAGGTTTTGAAACACCACACTACAGAATAGACCCCTTGGTTTCAGTAACAGGAAGCACAGAATCAGAAGATACACAGTCCCTTGAGGATGTAGTTTCCTCTCAAAACTCTGTTGCTTCATCTGCAAACTCTTTGGACTACCTAATTCAGACAATGGATCAAGTAGGATCAAACTCAGGGTCAAACTCTGAAGCCAACCTAATAACTGGAAGTATGTCCAGTGGCTTGGACAGTTCTGTTTCATTTGAGGAGAATGTGCACATTGCAGGAAATAACCAAAACCAGGAAATGGACAACCATGGCAATGACAGAGTTCTATTAGAGGAAAATTGTGGTGGATTTGATAAAGAGGCATGTCAAGAGGGTCGAAATAGTACAAAGATTACTTGTGGATTAAATAATCTTGAAGGTGCTTGTAGATCAATAAGATATGCACCTAATTCCCATCTCAAATGTTCAGAACATAAGATAAGAGGTGTGTCATCTGTTCCTCCTGCACCTTCTCATTCTGATAATAACTTGAACTACATGTTGGTGGGCACGGAAAATATCAATGTAGTAAGAGAAGAAAGCATTTCAAACGTGCCATTTACTGCCTATGGGACCATGAAgactaataaaataaaaatggtagACAGACACTCTAACCTTTCATCAGAAAATGCAACTAATTCCGCAGGTGAGCAGTCAGCATTTCTTGCTAAAATAACAGAAGCACTCGATTCATGTGCATGCATAAACAGAAATTCTTTGCAATCACGAACTTGCTTAAGGGTGGATCATAACAGAACTAACTTCCAACAGGAAGAAAGGAAGGCCAATTTCCCAATGGAAAACACTCAACATGCAGTTGACAATCAGGCTGAAATACCATACATCCAGGAGCATCAAACATATTTGAACTCATGTAATAATGAAAAGGAAACTTTAGAGGTTGCCAAGACACTGGACTTTAATTTAAAAGATGAAGTTTGCAGTTCCCAAAatgtttcaaaagaaagagccaAAAGCAAATCAAGAGCAAAGAAGGCAAAGGTTGAGACTGAAAAGGTGGAGACTTTTGACTGGGATAGCTTGCGAAGACAGGCATATTGCAATGGTTATCAGAAAGAAAGAAGCAATGAGAGAATGGACTCACTGGACTGGGAGGCAGTTAGGCGTgcagatgtaaataaaatttctGAAGCCATTCGTGAGCGAGGAATGAACAATGTTCTGGCTGGGCGAATTAAG GATTTCCTTAATCGTTTGGTTAAAGATCATGGAAGCATTGACCTTGAATGGCTAAGGGACATTCCACCAGACAAAGCAAA GGATTATCTCCTAAGCATACAAGGATTAGGACTCAAAAGCGTTGAGTGTGTTCGCCTTTTGACACTTCACCATCTAGCTTTCCCA GTTGACACAAATGTGGGTCGCATATGTGTAAGGCTAGGATGGGTACCACTTCAACCCCTTCCTGAGTCCCTTCAGTTGCATCTCCTAGAACT GTATCCTATCATGGCGACCATTCAGAAGTTCCTTTGGCCGCGGCTGTGTAAACTTGATCAAGAAACACT GTATGAGCTACACTATCAAATGATTACATTTGGAAAG GTATTCTGTACAAAAAGCAAGCCAAATTGTAACGCATGCCCTATGAGAGGAGAATGCAAGCACTTTGCAAGTGCTTTTGCAAG TGCAAGATTTACACTCCCAGGACCAGAGGAAAAAGGCATAGTGAGTTCAACAACTCCCCCTGCCTCTGGAAATGACTATATTCACATTTCTAATCCAGCCCTCCTACCTCAACCTGAGGAAAGCAATCTCTCACAAGGAGTTAATGCTAACAATTGTGAGCCTATCATTGAAGAGCCGGAAAGCCCAGAACCAGCACGTATGGAAAATTTTGAAAGGGATATTGAAGAAGCATTTTATGAAGATCCTGATGAAATTCCTACAATAAAGCTCAACTTGGATGAGTTCACACAGAATTTACAGAATTATATACAAGAAAATGGTATAGCGCTCGAAGAAGATGATATGGCTAAGGCTATAGTGGCTATCACTAAAGAAGCTGCTTCAATCCCTATGCCTAAGCTAAAGAATGTGAGCTGGCTCCGAACAGAGCATCAAGT ATATGACATTCCGGATTCACACCCTCTTTTGGAGGGG CTGGATCGAAGACATCCTGATGATCCGTGTCCCTACCTCCTCACTATATGGACTCCAG GTGAAACTGCTGGATCAACTGAGCCACCAGAAACATGTTGCAACTCTCAAGACACCGGTGAACTGTGTGACAATAAGACATGCTTTGCTTGCAGTTGTAGAAGAGAAGAACAGGCCCAAGTAGTCAGAGGCACAATTTTG